One stretch of Juglans microcarpa x Juglans regia isolate MS1-56 chromosome 3D, Jm3101_v1.0, whole genome shotgun sequence DNA includes these proteins:
- the LOC121256272 gene encoding LOW QUALITY PROTEIN: endoglucanase 5-like (The sequence of the model RefSeq protein was modified relative to this genomic sequence to represent the inferred CDS: inserted 1 base in 1 codon), translating to MMSKLIKFKPCVFLALLLGMFRYLTATTATGFDYGEALDKSLLFLEAQRSGKLPTNDKLVAWRGDSGLKDGYSQGVDMVGGYYDAGDHVKFGLPMAYSVTMLSWGAIQFRKEITELNQMGRMLWAIRWGTDYFMKAHPQPNVLWAQVGDGNSDHYCWERAEDMTTPRDAYKIDANHPGSDVAGETAAALASAAIAFKSFNSSYSNLLLVHAKQLFSFADKFRSLYDDSIPSAKQFYTSSGYSDELLWAAAWLFQATNDEYYLKYVVDNAVYFGGTGWAVKEFSWDNKYAGVQILLSKVLLEGKGGAYTNILKQYQAKANYFACACLQKNDGYNVYKTPGGLVYVREWNNMQYVSSAAFLLAVYSDYLSAADAKLTCPGGQLVQPQELLNFAKSQADYILGKNPKSMSYLVGYGPKYPTHVHHRGASIASIYVLHSAVQCVQGFETWYHRSERDPNVIYGGLVGGPDKNDDFSDDRSCYEETEPTLSGTAPLVGLFSKLQGANGISGRSYHTKPPLSGHQTTPTAPIEFLHSITSTWSTTAQETTHYRHKVVIKNTSGKPITDLKLAIEELSGPLWXLSPTNKKNIYELPQWQKVLNPGSQCVFVYIQGGPQAKVSVLSWK from the exons ATGATGAGCAAGTTGATCAAGTTTAAGCCATGCGTCTTCCTAGCGCTTCTGCTTGGCATGTTCCGGTACTTGACGGCAACCACTGCGACGGGCTTCGACTACGGCGAGGCCCTTGACAAGAGCTTGCTGTTTCTCGAGGCACAAAGATCAGGTAAACTTCCAACAAACGATAAGCTAGTCGCGTGGCGGGGCGACTCGGGACTCAAAGATGGGTATTCGCAGGGG GTGGACATGGTTGGAGGATATTATGATGCAGGAGATCATGTGAAATTTGGGCTGCCAATGGCTTACAGtgtgacaatgctttcatgggGAGCTATACAGTTCAGGAAAGAAATTACAGAGCTAAACCAAATGGGACGCATGTTATGGGCCATTAGATGGGGTACTGATTACTTCATGAAAGCACATCCACAGCCTAATGTTCTATGGGCACAG GTGGGCGATGGGAACTCTGATCACTATTGTTGGGAGCGTGCTGAAGACATGACAACTCCAAGAGATGCTTACAAGATTGATGCAAATCATCCTGGTTCGGATGTTGCCGGTGAAACTGCAGCTGCCTTGGCTTCAGCTGCCATAGCTTTCAAGTCTTTTAACTCTTCCTACTCCAATCTCCTCTTAGTTCACGCCAAGCAG CTTTTCTCGTTTGCGGACAAGTTCAGAAGTTTGTATGATGACTCTATCCCGTCTGCTAAGCAATTCTACACATCATCTGGTTATTCG GATGAGTTACTGTGGGCAGCTGCCTGGCTGTTTCAAGCTACCAATGATGAGTACTACCTGAAATATGTTGTGGACAATGCTGTGTACTTTGGTGGAACTGGATGGGCAGTCAAAGAATTCTCTTGGGATAATAAATATGCTGGTGTGCAAATCCTACTTTCAAAG GTACTGTTGGAGGGAAAAGGCGGTGCATACACTAACATATTAAAACAATACCAGGCCAAGGCGAACTACTTTGCCTGTGCTTGTCTACAAAAAAATGATGGCTACAATGTCTACAAAACTCCTG GGGGATTAGTATACGTACGTGAATGGAATAACATGCAGTATGTCTCATCCGCTGCATTTCTTCTTGCTGTCTACTCTGATTATCTCTCTGCAGCAGACGCCAAGCTCACCTGTCCTGGTGGCCAACTTGTTCAACCTCAGGAGCTCCTCAATTTTGCCAAGTCACAG GCTGACTACATTCTTGGCAAAAATCCCAAGTCGATGAGTTACTTGGTTGGTTATGGACCAAAATATCCGACTCATGTTCACCACAGAGGTGCTTCAATTGCCTCCATATATGTTCTCCATTCAGCGGTTCAATGCGTGCAAGGTTTTGAGACATGGTATCATCGCTCTGAGAGAGACCCCAATGTTATATACGGAGGCCTGGTGGGTGGTCCTGATAAGAATGATGACTTCTCCGATGACCGCTCCTGTTATGAAGAAACCGAGCCTACACTTTCGGGCACTGCTCCTCTTGTTGGCCTCTTCTCTAAGCTTCAGGGTGCAAATGGTATTTCGG GCCGTTCATACCACACAAAACCACCGTTGTCCGGCCATCAAACAACACCAA CTGCTCCTATTGAATTCCTTCACTCCATAACCAGCACATGGAGTACTACTGCACAAGAAACGACTCATTACAGGCACAAGGtggtaataaaaaatacatctgGGAAGCCAATTACAGATCTGAAGCTAGCGATTGAAGAACTCTCTGGTCCTCTCT GTCTCTCTCCaactaataaaaagaacatCTACGAGCTTCCTCAATGGCAAAAGGTCTTAAACCCTGGCTCACAGTGCGTTTTTGTTTACATTCAAGGAGGTCCTCAAGCTAAGGTCTCAGTTCTAAGTTGgaagtaa
- the LOC121256273 gene encoding glutamine synthetase nodule isozyme-like, whose protein sequence is MSLLSDLINLDLTETTSKIIAEYIWIGGSGLDLRSKARTLPGPVTDPAKLPKWNYDGSSTGQAPGDDSEVIIYPQAIFKDPFRRGNNILVMCDAYTPAGEPIPTNKRFNASKIFSHPDVVAEEPWYGIEQEYTLLQKDVKWPLGWPVGGYPGPQGPYYCGVGADKALGRDIVDSHYKACLYAGINISGINGEVMPGQWEFQVGPSVGISAGDQLWVARYILERITEIAGVVLSFDPKPIQGDWNGAGAHTNYSTKSMRNEGGFEVIKKAIEKLGARHKDHIAAYGEGNERRLTGHHETADINTFSWGVANRGASVRVGRDTEKDGKGYFEDRRPASNMDPYIVTSMIAETTILRKP, encoded by the exons ATGTCTCTTCTCTCCGATCTCATCAACCTCGACCTCACGGAGACCACTTCCAAGATCATTGCTGAGTACATATG gattggTGGATCTGGCTTGGACTTGAGAAGCAAAGCTAGG ACTCTGCCTGGACCAGTGACAGACCCAGCCAAACTCCCAAAGTGGAACTACGACGGTTCGAGCACAGGCCAAGCCCCCGGAGACGACAGCGAAGTCATCATCTA TCCTCAGGCTATATTCAAGGATCCCTTCAGACGAGGAAACAACATCCTG gtgATGTGCGATGCATACACACCAGCTGGCGAACCAATCCCCACCAACAAAAGGTTCAATGCTTCCAAGATTTTTAGCCACCCTGACGTTGTCGCCGAGGAACCCTG GTATGGCATTGAGCAAGAGTACACTCTTCTTCAGAAGGATGTTAAATGGCCTCTTGGATGGCCAGTTGGTGGCTACCCCGGCCCTCAG ggtCCCTACTATTGTGGTGTAGGGGCAGACAAGGCATTAGGTCGTGATATAGTGGACTCGCACTATAAGGCATGCCTCTATGCTGGAATTAACATCAGTGGAATCAATGGGGAAGTTATGCCTGGTCAG TGGGAGTTTCAAGTTGGCCCTTCTGTTGGCATTTCTGCTGGTGATCAGTTGTGGGTTGCTCGATACATTCTTGAG AGGATCACAGAAATTGCAGGGGTTGTTCTTTCGTTTGACCCAAAACCAATCCAG GGTGACTGGAACGGTGCTGGTGCTCATACTAACTACAG CACCAAGTCAATGAGAAACGAAGGTGGCTTTGAGGTGATAAAAAAAGCTATTGAAAAGTTGGGTGCGCGGCACAAGGACCACATTGCTGCCTATGGAGAAGGCAATGAGAGGAGATTGACAGGCCACCATGAGACTGCCGACATCAACACTTTCTCTTGG GGTGTTGCAAACAGGGGTGCGTCTGTCCGTGTTGGTCGTGACactgaaaaagatggaaaaG GTTACTTTGAGGACCGGAGGCCAGCATCTAACATGGATCCATATATTGTCACTTCCATGATTGCTGAAACCACAATTCTCAGGAAGCCTTAG